A section of the Paracoccaceae bacterium genome encodes:
- a CDS encoding DUF983 domain-containing protein, which translates to MTATDIHPEDRPLRPALLRGWRRRCPNCGEGHLLSGYLKVADACTHCDQPFHHHRADDGPAYLTIVVVGHLMAPLIHVVFTTFRPEPLVLASTFTVGCVALSLYLLPRLKGGMIAFQWSRRLHGFGGA; encoded by the coding sequence ATGACCGCCACCGACATACATCCCGAAGATCGCCCCCTGCGCCCGGCCCTGCTGCGCGGCTGGCGCCGCCGCTGCCCGAATTGTGGCGAAGGCCATTTGCTGAGCGGGTATCTGAAAGTCGCCGACGCCTGCACCCATTGCGACCAGCCGTTTCATCACCACCGCGCCGATGACGGGCCCGCCTATCTGACCATTGTCGTGGTCGGTCACCTAATGGCCCCGCTGATTCACGTGGTCTTTACCACTTTCCGCCCCGAACCGCTGGTGCTGGCCAGCACCTTCACGGTGGGCTGTGTGGCGCTGTCGCTATACCTGCTGCCGCGCCTGAAGGGCGGGATGATCGCCTTCCAATGGTCGCGCCGGTTGCACGGGTTCGGCGGTGCCTGA